A window of Nitrospirota bacterium genomic DNA:
ATCATCAGTCTGCAGCGCCGCGATCGAGGCCTCCTGCACTGCCTGGAACACGCCTGAGTCAAGGTTCGACTTGATCTTGCCAAGACCGGCTATCACATCCTTATGGCCGACCGCAAAGCCAATCCTCCAGCCGGTCATGTTATAGGTCTTCGAAAGGGAATGCATCTCAATGCCGACTTCCTTTGCTCCGTCCAACTCCATAAAGCTCATCGGCTTTTCATTGTCAAAGTAGATCTCGCTGTATGCAGCATCGTGACAGACGATGATATCATGTTTCCCGGCAAGCTCTATCACCTCTTCGTAGAACTTCCGCGGCGCACAGGCAGATGTCGGATTATTCGGATAGTTGATGTACATAAGCCGGGCCCTTTTAAGGATTTCGGCAGGAATTGATTTGAGGTCAGGCAGAAAATTATTCTTTTCGACAAGGGGCATTATATAGCTCTCGCCGCCGGCAAAAAGGGTGCCTACCGGATAGACCGGGTACCCAGGAGACGGGACAAGAACCACATCTCCCGGCTCCACAAAGGCAAGCGGAATATGACCGATGCCTTCCTTTGACCCGATCAGGGAGAGCACCTCGGTCCTTGCATCGAGGTCAACATTAAAACGCTGCTTATACCATGCAGCAACAGCCTCGCGAAAGGAGAGCATTCCCTCATACGATGGATACCGGTGATGCTCAGGATTCTCGACCGCTCTTTTCATGGCGTCAACAATATGCTTTGGCGTAGGCATGTCAGGGTCGCCGATGCTGAGGTCTATCAGGTCAACACCCTTTGCCCTTGCCTCCTGTTTCATCTTGTCTATGGTGGCAAAAAGATAGGGCGGAATACTCTTCACTCGTGATGCAAGCTTAACGGTAATGCTCGGTTTCAAGGGTCCCTCCGGTATATATAAGGTCTGGTTTTTCGGTACAGGATTATAGCAGAAACGTCAGGCAAGTAACTAACGTCCTTTGAAAAGAGGTTTCTTCTTTTTGATGAAGGCGCTGGTCCCTTCCTTGAAATCATCGGCAGATGCGATCAGCCCAAAGTAGTCGGCACCGAGCCGGGCTGATTCATCCAGGGACATATCCAGACCCCTGTGCATCGCTTCCCAGGTCATCCTGACCGCAAGAGGAGCCTGCGCAAGAATCTCCTGCAGAAGAGCTTCTGTCTCTGCAATCAGCTCTTCAGGTTCCGCAACCCTGTTTACAAGCCCGAATTCCAAAGCCTCCTGCGAGCTGATCATCTTGCCTGTCAGAAGCATCTCTGCAGCACGACCTTTGCCGATCAGGCGGGAAAGACGTGTCGTGCCTCCCCATCCAGCTACGGCACCTATGCGCACTTCAGGATGTCCAAGCCTGGCAGTATTGACCGCTACCCTGAGGGTGCAGGCCTCGGCGAGTTCAAGGCCGCCGCCAAGGGCATAACCGTTGATAGCGGCTATAACCGGCTTGCCCAGATTCTCTATCCGGGCGTATGTTTTTACGGCGAGTTGAGCGAGGGCCCGTATTTCGAGGGGATCAGCAGAACTGAAAAATCCAATATCAGCACCGGCAGAAAAAGCCTTTTGTCCTGCACCTGTGATAATTACTGCCCGGACAGAGTCGTCCGTCCTTACAGAATCAAGGAGATGCCCGAGCCGTTCGAGCATCTCCCTGTTGATCGTATTAAGCACGTCAGGCCGGTTAAGAACAAGATAGGCAATGCCTGACTTCCTTCTTAACAGAACTGTCAACCGTTGTTTATGCTTTACCATCCATACGCCTCAGTATACGTCTTTATGCTGCCCAACAATAGCTCAGCCCAAAACCGTCACGCTGCTCGCCTGAGGACCTTTGGCTCCCAGTTCCTCGGCAAAACGCACTTTCATGCCGATTTTGAGCTTCTCAAAACCCTTATTCAGCACACTGTTTTCGTGGAAATAAACCTCGCTGCCATCAACCTTGGCAAGAAAACCATACCCCTTATCAAGAAAGAGGGAAGCGATCTTGCCATGAGGAGCCTCATCGTGGTGCTTCACTTCCCTGCGCTGCTGGGCAACGAATTCCTCGATCTTACGTTTTGCGGCATTGAAGGAATCCCTGACGGCCACATACAGGTCTTCATTCGGTTCACGCTTTATTACAATCTCGCTGCCCGGCACTTTAAGGTCGATATTGACATTGTATAGTCTGCCGTCATGTGAATGACGATGAGGAGCTTCAACAACAACTCTGCATTTGATGATCTGATCGCAAAAGTTTTCGAGCTTTTCAACCTTCTCTGTAATCTCCGCCTTGATTGCATCTGTGAGTTCAAAATCCCGCGCCGTGATCTGCAATGAAAGCTTCATAACCTGTCCTCCATCAATATATATTTACGGTCCTTCTGATTTCATACTATCAGGCAAAGCAGGGCATGTCAACGATTGACGCACTCTCTGGAGCAGGCTACAATAGAGATATGAAACAGGCATTTATAAAGTGGATTATGAATACCATCGCGATCATGCTCGCGGTCAAATTTGTGCCGGGCATTATCTATTCCGGCCAGTGGTGGGGCATCCTGATCGTGGGGGTCCTCTTCGGTCTGGTAAACACATTCCTGCGGCCTTTTATCAAGCTTTTTACCTTTCCCCTGCTCATCCTTTCGCTGGGACTCTTCACCTTTGTGATCAATGCAATGATGCTCAGCATCACGTCATGGCTTTCCGGCCAGTTCCAGCTCGGGTTTCATGTTGACGGATTTAAGCCTGCATTTTGGGGAGCACTCGTCATAAGCATTGCGAGCATGGTCCTCGGCTGCCTCATGCCCTCAGAGGAAGATAAGAAATAGTCCTTTCGGAACAGATTGATCAACAGCCAGACTGTTAAACGTGAGAACGCTTCTGCCTAACCCTGCTTTTTCTGATCTGCGGCTTCCTGGCCTTACCTGAGGTACGTTTGACCTTTGAAGCGTCATAGTCCGCGCTGGTTATATAGACGACAGGCTCTTCGAGGTGGTTGATCACGCGCGCACCGAGGGCCATCAGATTCGCGGTCTCACTCCATAAAAGTACGCGAACCGGCTCGCCCAGCAGGGCGACAATGAGAGTACAGCTTCCTCAGTCTCGAGCACTGACAAAGCAGTGCCGCGCATCTCTGGTGTACCCGGTCTTGCCCA
This region includes:
- a CDS encoding LL-diaminopimelate aminotransferase, whose protein sequence is MTVKLASRVKSIPPYLFATIDKMKQEARAKGVDLIDLSIGDPDMPTPKHIVDAMKRAVENPEHHRYPSYEGMLSFREAVAAWYKQRFNVDLDARTEVLSLIGSKEGIGHIPLAFVEPGDVVLVPSPGYPVYPVGTLFAGGESYIMPLVEKNNFLPDLKSIPAEILKRARLMYINYPNNPTSACAPRKFYEEVIELAGKHDIIVCHDAAYSEIYFDNEKPMSFMELDGAKEVGIEMHSLSKTYNMTGWRIGFAVGHKDVIAGLGKIKSNLDSGVFQAVQEASIAALQTDDNVLAEIRDTYQERRDVLYAGLKDLGMEVIKPKASFYLWTKVPQGYNSSSFVAHLLDKAGVLGTPGNGFGAPGEGYIRFALTVPAARMKEAVERIRKVL
- a CDS encoding enoyl-CoA hydratase/isomerase family protein yields the protein MVKHKQRLTVLLRRKSGIAYLVLNRPDVLNTINREMLERLGHLLDSVRTDDSVRAVIITGAGQKAFSAGADIGFFSSADPLEIRALAQLAVKTYARIENLGKPVIAAINGYALGGGLELAEACTLRVAVNTARLGHPEVRIGAVAGWGGTTRLSRLIGKGRAAEMLLTGKMISSQEALEFGLVNRVAEPEELIAETEALLQEILAQAPLAVRMTWEAMHRGLDMSLDESARLGADYFGLIASADDFKEGTSAFIKKKKPLFKGR
- the raiA gene encoding ribosome-associated translation inhibitor RaiA: MKLSLQITARDFELTDAIKAEITEKVEKLENFCDQIIKCRVVVEAPHRHSHDGRLYNVNIDLKVPGSEIVIKREPNEDLYVAVRDSFNAAKRKIEEFVAQQRREVKHHDEAPHGKIASLFLDKGYGFLAKVDGSEVYFHENSVLNKGFEKLKIGMKVRFAEELGAKGPQASSVTVLG
- a CDS encoding phage holin family protein gives rise to the protein MKQAFIKWIMNTIAIMLAVKFVPGIIYSGQWWGILIVGVLFGLVNTFLRPFIKLFTFPLLILSLGLFTFVINAMMLSITSWLSGQFQLGFHVDGFKPAFWGALVISIASMVLGCLMPSEEDKK